From the genome of Aerococcus urinaehominis:
TTTTATGCAATTAAGAGAACAAGGTATTATTTTTCTCATCGCTTCCGGTAATAGCTATCATCAGTTACGAACTAATTTTTCCGATGAGGTCCGTCCGCAACTCTACTTTGCCGGTGATAACGGCTCCTTTATGGTAAAAGATGATAAAGTGCTACAAACAATTGGCATAACTGAAAATATCTATAGGGATACGATTGCTTTCATCCAACAACATAGTCAAGCCTCAATTTATGTGTCAACAGGTATGGCGTCTTATATGTTAGCGGGTGATCCTCATTTTGAAACGGCCCTCAAATACAATGGTATCCTGTACCCTGTCCAATCTTTTGATGATATCCCGAGTGGGCAAGATGCCTATAAAGTTGCTATGATTAATGATGCGAGCTTAGCTGATAATAAAAAATTAACTCATGCCATCCAAAAACAATTTCCTAATATTCTTTCTGTAACTTCAGGTAATATCTTTATTGATAATATCCACAAAGATTCCGGCAAAGGACAGGCTGTGAGCTACTTACAAAATAAGTATAATATTCAGCCTAGTGAAACCATGGTATTTGGTGATTCTATGAATGACCATTCGATGATGCTAGCAGCTAAGTACGCAATTGCCATGTCAAATGCTGATCCAGACTTAGTAGCTAGTAGTAGCTATCAAATCGCTAGTAATAATGACCAAGCCGTCTTAACTACTTTAGAAGCCTTATTGGCGGAAAAATTGGAAGCATACTTAGAAGACAAGCAGCTGTCATAGTCCTATAACCACTGCATTTTAGATATTCTTAGCTATAAAAAAAGTCAGTCCACAAATGGACTGACTTTTTTACCTAAATAACTAGGCGTAACTT
Proteins encoded in this window:
- a CDS encoding Cof-type HAD-IIB family hydrolase, whose translation is MTIKLIAIDMDETLLRTDKTYDQNRFEKIFMQLREQGIIFLIASGNSYHQLRTNFSDEVRPQLYFAGDNGSFMVKDDKVLQTIGITENIYRDTIAFIQQHSQASIYVSTGMASYMLAGDPHFETALKYNGILYPVQSFDDIPSGQDAYKVAMINDASLADNKKLTHAIQKQFPNILSVTSGNIFIDNIHKDSGKGQAVSYLQNKYNIQPSETMVFGDSMNDHSMMLAAKYAIAMSNADPDLVASSSYQIASNNDQAVLTTLEALLAEKLEAYLEDKQLS